Proteins encoded within one genomic window of Pygocentrus nattereri isolate fPygNat1 chromosome 7, fPygNat1.pri, whole genome shotgun sequence:
- the ilvbl gene encoding 2-hydroxyacyl-CoA lyase 2 produces MGDKVTVKKLNQSSLVRHCYLQMDLGTVLCCSLGAAFGGVLYASYKLGLLYRLFHKAETKSSRHGGESVAEVLRDHGIKFVFTLVGGHISPILVACEKLGIRIVDTRHEATAVFAADAVARLSGTVGVAAVTAGPGLTNTVTAVKNAQMAESPLLLIGGAAATLLQGRGALQDIDQLSLFKPLCKFCASVRSVRKIVPTLRKALAIAQSGTPGPVFIEFPIDTLYPYHVVEKEFSPKGTPKGIMGKITAWYLHNHLTNLFAGAWEVRDISPLPVHVPQATDQQVQRCVELVSRAKKPLILLGSQATLPPTSADDIRKALESLGIPCFLGGMSRGMLGKDSPLHIRQNRRDALKEADLLLLAGTVCDFRLSYGRVLNRRSKIIAVNRDKTQLLKNSDIFWKPTVAIQGDVGSFLLRLSKGLAGHKFPEDWPQNLKDGDRVKEKANRAKAEEKTERHLNPLKVLHHVDELMSEDSIIVADGGDFVGSAAYILKPRGPLRWLDPGAFGTLGVGGGFALGAKLCRPDSEVWIVYGDGSLGYTVAEFDTFTRHKTPVIALVGNDACWSQISREQVPLLGSNVACDLAFTDYHIVADGYGGKGHLIGREDESQFEEIVKQAQRECREGKAVLLNVLIGKTNFRDGSISV; encoded by the exons ATGGGTGATAAGGTTACGGTTAAGAAGCTGAACCAGAG CTCCTTAGTAAGACATTGTTACCTACAAATGGACCTCGGCACGGTCTTGTGTTGCTCTCTCGGTGCTGCTTTTGGAGGGGTTCTGTATGCTTCTTATAAACTTGGCTTACTGTACCGGTTGTTCCACAAG GCAGAGACAAAGAGCTCTCGGCATGGAGGCGAGAGCGTGGCAGAGGTTCTGCGTGATCATGGCATCAAGTTTGTTTTCACGCTAGTTGGTGGACACATCTCGCCCATTTTGGTGGCATGTGAGAAACTGGGTATTCGTATTGTGGACACTCGCCATGAGGCAACAGCTGTGTTTGCTGCTGATGCTGTTGCAAGACTCTCTG GAACAGTAGGTGTGGCTGCAGTAACAGCAGGACCGGGCCTCACTAATACAGTTACTGCAGTGAAGAATGCCCAGATGGCTGAGTCACCTTTGCTTTTGATTGGTGGAGCAGCTGCCACTTTACTCCAG GGTCGGGGTGCTCTGCAGGATATTGACCAGTTGTCTCTTTTCAAGCCGCTCTGTAAATTCTGTGCATCTGTGAGGAGTGTGAGGAAGATCGTTCCTACTTTAAGAAAAGCTTTGGCCATTGCCCAGTCTGGCACTCCAG gcccTGTATTTATTGAATTTCCCATAGACACTCTCTATCCTTATCATGTGGTGGAGAAAGAGTTTTCTCCTAAAGGCACTCCAAAAGGAATAATGGGAAAAATTACTGCATG GTATCTTCACAACCATCTAACAAACCTGTTTGCTGGAGCATGGGAAGTGAGGGACATTTCCCCTTTGCCTGTTCATGTACCTCAAGCCACAGACCAGCAG GTTCAAAGGTGTGTGGAGCTTGTGAGCAGGGCTAAGAAGCCACTGATTCTGTTAGGCAGCCAGGCGACATTACCTCCAACATCTGCTGATGACATCAG GAAAGCCCTGGAGTCTCTGGGCATTCCTTGTTTTCTGGGCGGGATGTCTCGAGGGATGCTTGGTAAGGACAGTCCTCTGCATATCAGACAGAACAGAAGAGATGCCCTAAAAGAGGCTGATTTGCTGCTGCTAGCAG GCACAGTGTGTGACTTCAGATTGAGTTACGGCAGGGTGCTAAACAGACGTAGTAAAATTATTGCAGTCAACCGGGACAAGACTCAACTACTGAAAAACTCCGACATCTTCTGGAAACCCACAGTGGCCATTCAGG GTGACGTTGGTTCCTTCTTACTCCGTTTGTCAAAGGGCTTGGCAGGACATAAATTTCCTGAGGATTGGCCTCAGAATCTGAAAGATGGTGACAGGGTCAAAGAGAAGGctaacag AGCTAAGGCAGAAGAAAAGACTGAGAGACACCTGAACCCTTTGAAAGTTCTGCACCATGTGGATGAGCTAATGTCAGAGGACAGCATCATTGTTGCGGATGGAGGAGACTTTGTAGGCAGTGCTGCCTACATCTTGAAACCACGAGGGCCACTCCGCTGGTTGGACCCAG GGGCTTTTGGAACTCTAGGTGTTGGAGGAGGGTTTGCCCTTGGAGCAAAGCTTTGTCGTCCTGATTCAGAG GTATGGATTGTTTATGGTGATGGTTCCTTAGGTTACACCGTGGCAGAATTTGATACTTTCACAAGACACAAG ACACCTGTAATTGCACTAGTTGGAAATGATGCTTGTTGGAGTCAGATCTCCAGGGAACAAGTCCCCCTTCTGGGCAGCAATGTAGCCTGTGATCTTGCCTTTACAG ATTACCACATTGTTGCTGATGGCTATGGTGGCAAAGGTCACCTCATTGGGCGTGAGGATGAGTCGCAATTTGAAGAAATTGTAAAACAGGCACAGAGGGAATGTAGAGAGGGCAAGGCAGTGCTGCTTAATGTTCTCATAGGGAAAACCAACTTCA